A region of Catenibacterium mitsuokai DNA encodes the following proteins:
- a CDS encoding HD domain-containing protein, which produces MLNELMMKMIEFDYGDPKRIQHFIKVHSFSQLIGEKEGLDAHTLFVLEAASILHDIGIRVSEEKYGFQNGKLQEQEGPAPAREICTSLGFKEDDIERICFLIAHHHTYTNVDGMDYRILLEADFLVNAFEGNASIESIQHAKEIFFETETGKHILDTMFKS; this is translated from the coding sequence ATGTTGAATGAATTAATGATGAAGATGATTGAATTTGATTATGGAGATCCTAAGCGTATCCAGCATTTTATAAAGGTACATAGCTTCTCTCAATTAATTGGTGAAAAAGAAGGATTAGATGCACATACACTCTTTGTATTAGAAGCAGCCAGTATTTTACATGATATTGGAATACGTGTATCAGAAGAGAAATATGGCTTTCAAAATGGAAAACTGCAGGAACAGGAAGGCCCTGCACCAGCAAGAGAAATATGTACTTCTTTAGGATTTAAAGAAGATGATATAGAAAGAATATGTTTCTTGATTGCCCATCATCATACATATACTAATGTAGATGGAATGGATTATCGTATCTTGTTAGAAGCGGATTTTTTAGTCAATGCATTTGAAGGGAATGCTTCTATTGAATCTATTCAGCATGCCAAAGAGATTTTTTTTGAAACAGAAACAGGTAAGCATATATTAGATACAATGTTTAAGTCATAG
- a CDS encoding asparaginase, whose amino-acid sequence MKKKKIAIIATGGTIAGSGAAGKTTNYEAGTISVDEVLDSIPDIRDRVEIVLDNLFSVDSNEIDDQRWLLLTEHINKLADQQDIDGIVVTHGTDTMEETSYFLNLTVNTLKPVVLTGAMRPATATSADGPFNLFQAIMLASHSEAWGRGVMCLFSSTIFSGRDIQKISNYKIDAFDQRAFANLGYMKDDEVYFSSQPLKRHTTYSVFSRKPINDLAHVAIADYYVGASPDILDFLAKNNEGIVIVGTGSGNYSKEWRQRIEELSDQGIIFVRASRVTNSIIFQDDYFDPKHVCLGANNLSPYKARILLMLSLTITKDKKVINDYFLNY is encoded by the coding sequence ATGAAAAAGAAAAAAATTGCGATTATTGCGACAGGTGGTACAATTGCAGGAAGTGGTGCTGCAGGTAAAACAACAAATTATGAAGCAGGTACAATTTCTGTAGATGAAGTATTGGATTCTATTCCAGATATAAGAGATCGTGTTGAGATTGTTTTAGATAATCTCTTTTCTGTTGATTCTAATGAAATTGATGATCAAAGATGGTTGCTCTTAACTGAACATATTAATAAACTTGCAGATCAGCAGGATATTGATGGAATTGTTGTCACTCACGGAACTGATACAATGGAAGAAACATCTTACTTCTTAAATTTAACAGTCAATACATTAAAACCTGTTGTTTTAACTGGTGCGATGCGTCCTGCAACTGCAACAAGTGCCGATGGACCATTTAACTTATTCCAGGCCATTATGCTTGCAAGTCATAGTGAAGCTTGGGGCCGTGGTGTAATGTGCTTATTCTCAAGTACTATTTTTTCCGGTAGAGATATCCAGAAGATCAGCAACTATAAGATTGATGCCTTCGACCAGAGAGCTTTCGCCAATCTTGGTTATATGAAGGATGATGAAGTCTATTTCTCTTCTCAGCCATTAAAGAGACATACAACTTATTCCGTCTTTTCACGTAAACCAATCAACGATTTAGCTCATGTCGCAATTGCCGACTACTATGTAGGTGCTTCTCCTGATATTCTTGACTTTCTAGCAAAAAATAATGAAGGTATTGTGATTGTCGGAACAGGTAGCGGAAACTATTCTAAAGAATGGCGTCAGCGTATTGAAGAATTATCTGATCAGGGTATTATCTTTGTACGTGCGAGCCGTGTAACGAACAGTATTATCTTCCAGGATGATTATTTTGATCCTAAACATGTATGTCTAGGTGCCAATAACTTGTCTCCTTATAAAGCACGTATTCTATTAATGCTTTCTCTCACAATCACAAAAGATAAAAAAGTAATCAACGATTACTTCTTAAACTACTAA
- a CDS encoding HTH domain-containing protein → MGVNYFSDEQVKELEKNPYVKKVSIKSITYSEKFKELFWIDLQKGMMPGNIFRKYGFDPHMLGSSRTLKFTDRVRKEAAREEGFKDTRGTKSGRPSTKNLTIEEQLERLKQKNKILQQENDFLKRVRFINRKQILKLQKGKQ, encoded by the coding sequence ATGGGAGTAAACTATTTTAGTGATGAACAAGTAAAGGAACTCGAAAAGAATCCATATGTAAAGAAAGTATCTATCAAAAGCATAACCTATTCAGAAAAATTCAAAGAACTCTTCTGGATTGATTTACAGAAAGGCATGATGCCTGGAAACATATTTAGAAAGTATGGATTTGATCCTCATATGTTAGGATCTAGTCGAACTCTCAAGTTCACAGATCGTGTAAGGAAAGAAGCAGCAAGGGAAGAAGGATTCAAGGATACCAGAGGCACAAAATCCGGAAGACCTTCTACAAAGAATCTTACCATTGAGGAACAGCTAGAAAGGCTTAAGCAGAAAAATAAAATTCTCCAGCAGGAGAACGATTTTTTAAAAAGAGTGAGATTTATCAACAGAAAGCAAATATTAAAACTGCAGAAGGGCAAACAATAA
- a CDS encoding IS3 family transposase, translating to MFQEVGSIHGRNEKVISEKEEQDRKDFELILEAYRFKGYDKGRRGIHMRLLHMGIVMNHKKISRLMKKYGLFCPIRKANPARRMAKAMKTSNYADNILNRHFEEYGPGYVLETDITYLFYGHKRSKAYLSVIKDGFTKQILAYVLSPSLEVDFVLETINQLYSKHKHNIHTDALIHSDQGVHYTSVKFIDLLKSLEIRQSMSRRGNCWDNAPQESFFGHMKDEIGRYTENACSYEELKEIIDSYMVYYNNDRYQYNLAKLSPNEYFEYYITGEYPLIHVAKEPDEYKEKFRQIRNNLDRNSTLEKLVAILQRITHFKQSIR from the coding sequence GTGTTTCAAGAAGTGGGTTCTATTCATGGAAGAAACGAAAAGGTTATAAGCGAAAAAGAAGAACAAGACCGTAAGGATTTTGAACTGATTTTAGAAGCATACAGGTTCAAAGGATATGACAAGGGCAGACGTGGTATTCATATGCGTCTTCTTCACATGGGCATTGTGATGAACCATAAAAAGATTTCAAGACTGATGAAGAAATACGGACTATTCTGTCCAATAAGAAAAGCCAATCCTGCAAGAAGAATGGCTAAGGCAATGAAAACATCAAATTATGCAGATAATATTCTAAACAGACACTTCGAGGAATATGGTCCTGGATATGTGCTTGAAACAGATATTACTTATCTATTCTACGGTCACAAAAGATCTAAAGCCTATCTATCGGTGATAAAGGATGGATTTACAAAGCAGATTCTTGCATATGTATTATCACCGTCTTTAGAAGTAGACTTTGTCCTGGAGACAATCAATCAGCTTTACAGTAAACATAAGCATAATATTCACACTGATGCTTTGATACACAGTGATCAGGGTGTGCATTATACAAGTGTCAAGTTTATTGACTTACTCAAGAGCCTGGAAATCAGACAGTCAATGTCAAGAAGAGGAAACTGCTGGGACAACGCTCCCCAGGAATCCTTCTTCGGACATATGAAAGATGAGATAGGTAGATATACAGAGAATGCCTGCTCATATGAAGAACTAAAGGAAATAATAGATTCCTATATGGTTTATTACAACAATGATCGTTATCAGTACAATCTGGCCAAACTTTCACCAAATGAATATTTTGAATATTATATAACTGGTGAATACCCACTAATTCATGTCGCAAAGGAGCCTGATGAATATAAGGAAAAATTCAGACAGATAAGAAATAATCTTGATAGAAACTCAACGCTCGAGAAATTAGTAGCTATCCTTCAAAGAATAACTCATTTCAAACAGTCCATCAGGTAG
- a CDS encoding HAD family hydrolase: protein MGKYLFFDIDGTLLSDVTHTVPQSAIEAIKKAKENGHHCFFCTGRSYFMTKEISFTGIEDAIIANGAAVIRDGKPELQKIISSDVAKKTIELIETLGGGYQIIDWKYGYQNPYTHAKFKEKFKEEFDLPVEEVFKKKSMKTMAEIENNPVLKIDATFETLEAAERFMKELDPSLTFIPAGGYTSTFGAKAGEMMMKGVSKGAAIKEFMEAVGEPIENAYAFGDSANDIEMLEMAGTAIAMGNGAELAKAVADYVTDTVDNDGLYNAMRHYKLI, encoded by the coding sequence ATGGGGAAATATTTATTTTTTGATATAGACGGTACTTTATTAAGTGATGTTACACATACTGTGCCACAAAGTGCAATAGAGGCGATTAAGAAAGCAAAAGAGAATGGACATCATTGTTTCTTTTGCACAGGAAGAAGTTATTTTATGACAAAGGAAATTTCTTTTACAGGAATAGAAGATGCAATTATTGCGAATGGTGCAGCAGTGATTCGTGATGGTAAACCAGAATTACAGAAAATCATTTCAAGTGATGTTGCAAAGAAAACAATTGAACTTATTGAAACACTTGGAGGAGGCTATCAGATCATTGACTGGAAATATGGCTATCAGAATCCGTATACCCATGCCAAGTTTAAAGAGAAATTTAAAGAAGAATTTGATCTGCCTGTAGAAGAAGTGTTCAAGAAAAAGAGTATGAAGACAATGGCTGAAATAGAGAATAATCCAGTTCTTAAGATTGATGCAACTTTTGAAACACTAGAAGCAGCTGAGAGATTCATGAAAGAATTAGACCCAAGCTTGACTTTTATACCAGCTGGAGGCTATACATCAACATTTGGTGCAAAGGCTGGAGAAATGATGATGAAAGGTGTATCTAAAGGGGCTGCTATTAAGGAGTTTATGGAAGCTGTTGGTGAACCAATAGAAAATGCCTATGCATTTGGTGATTCTGCAAATGATATAGAAATGTTGGAAATGGCTGGTACTGCCATTGCGATGGGCAATGGGGCTGAATTGGCAAAGGCTGTTGCAGATTATGTGACTGATACAGTGGATAATGATGGACTATATAATGCAATGAGGCATTACAAACTCATATGA
- a CDS encoding YitT family protein: protein MKEKVLSMVKILVGVALTDIALGMIVLPQSFAAGGVTGLCVILSKMIPLPISILVLICNAILFILGYIFIGKEFIFKTLIVSIIFPFGLDLCQKYNFLAEMSSDPLMSAILAGILIGAGVGLVLLGDGSSGGFDIIGVILQKYFKVPVSIVMNICDITVILIQVASNPFMKNVYGILAIMICTITVNKVLAYGQSQCEIMIMSHEYEKIRERIYKEIDVGLTLLKAETGYLREDMQVILVVTQYKKIATIKKISVEIDPTSFVFVSDVHSVIGKGYTLSR, encoded by the coding sequence ATGAAGGAAAAGGTATTATCAATGGTAAAAATCTTGGTTGGTGTCGCTTTGACTGATATAGCACTTGGTATGATTGTATTACCACAATCCTTTGCTGCAGGAGGCGTAACAGGTTTATGTGTTATTTTAAGTAAGATGATTCCATTACCAATCTCAATTCTTGTATTAATTTGTAATGCGATATTATTTATATTAGGTTATATATTTATTGGTAAAGAATTCATTTTCAAGACATTAATTGTCAGCATTATCTTTCCATTTGGGTTAGATCTATGTCAGAAATATAATTTCTTAGCTGAAATGAGTTCTGATCCTTTAATGAGTGCTATTCTTGCAGGTATCCTCATTGGGGCAGGGGTAGGACTTGTACTTTTAGGTGATGGATCTTCTGGTGGTTTTGATATTATTGGTGTGATCTTACAGAAGTATTTCAAAGTCCCTGTTTCTATCGTTATGAATATATGTGATATTACAGTTATTTTGATTCAGGTGGCATCTAATCCCTTTATGAAGAATGTATATGGTATTCTTGCGATTATGATCTGTACTATAACAGTCAATAAAGTATTGGCATATGGTCAATCACAATGTGAAATCATGATTATGAGTCATGAATATGAAAAAATCAGAGAACGCATTTATAAAGAAATTGATGTTGGGCTCACGTTATTAAAAGCGGAAACAGGTTATTTAAGAGAAGATATGCAGGTCATTCTTGTAGTTACACAGTATAAGAAAATTGCGACAATTAAGAAAATCTCTGTAGAAATAGATCCTACTTCCTTTGTTTTTGTGAGTGATGTTCATTCAGTCATTGGAAAAGGGTATACATTATCACGTTAA
- a CDS encoding SOS response-associated peptidase, which yields MCGRYYLDEQLKYDLTRWVIIPDGHIFPYGDIHPGEEGFIILKGHYGDYKTWGYPLNQKRVFNARIETVLEKKMFKEDAVKRRCIIPISGFYEWDRAHAQYRFTNNHILYLAGIYHDNCFTILTKEAEDIMSGIHSRMPVIVSFEDIDLWLNEGRVYKKTKDSLEVLGSHKQMSLDDISDINP from the coding sequence ATGTGTGGACGTTACTATTTAGATGAACAATTGAAATATGATTTAACAAGATGGGTCATTATTCCTGATGGACATATATTTCCTTATGGAGATATTCATCCAGGAGAGGAGGGCTTTATTATTTTGAAGGGTCATTATGGAGACTATAAGACATGGGGTTATCCATTAAATCAAAAACGTGTTTTTAACGCACGTATAGAAACAGTATTAGAAAAGAAGATGTTTAAAGAAGATGCAGTAAAAAGAAGATGTATTATTCCAATCAGTGGTTTCTATGAATGGGATAGAGCGCATGCGCAATATCGCTTTACTAATAATCATATTCTTTATCTTGCAGGCATCTATCATGATAATTGTTTTACAATACTTACAAAAGAAGCCGAAGACATCATGTCAGGAATTCATTCAAGAATGCCTGTCATTGTTTCTTTTGAAGATATAGATTTATGGCTTAATGAAGGAAGAGTATACAAAAAAACCAAAGACTCTTTAGAAGTCCTTGGTTCTCATAAACAAATGTCATTAGATGATATCAGTGACATCAATCCATGA
- a CDS encoding YceD family protein has translation MKWNRNWLVKQKNGKFDFEETITFPKEMFYNLSRINDLKDVEVTGSGNFNSSEERLYVTYHVQGTMVVPCAISLEDVDYPFSIDTDVVFAFYKPDEDEDVVEARKNVADLTSVIFQEIMMAIPMRIVKEGAKMKTSGSGWKVMDESEVVAKEEDTIDPRLAKLKDYFKDQE, from the coding sequence GTGAAATGGAATCGTAACTGGTTAGTCAAACAGAAAAATGGAAAATTTGATTTCGAAGAAACGATAACATTTCCTAAAGAAATGTTCTATAACTTATCTCGAATCAATGATTTGAAGGATGTGGAAGTTACAGGATCAGGCAACTTCAATAGTAGCGAAGAACGCCTTTATGTAACCTACCATGTTCAGGGAACAATGGTTGTTCCTTGCGCTATATCATTGGAAGATGTCGATTACCCATTTTCTATTGATACAGATGTTGTGTTTGCGTTTTATAAGCCTGATGAAGACGAAGATGTTGTAGAAGCAAGAAAGAATGTTGCTGATCTTACTTCTGTCATATTCCAAGAAATCATGATGGCTATTCCAATGAGAATTGTGAAGGAAGGCGCAAAGATGAAAACAAGCGGCTCAGGCTGGAAAGTTATGGATGAAAGCGAAGTAGTCGCAAAAGAAGAGGATACAATCGATCCCCGTTTAGCAAAACTCAAAGATTATTTCAAGGATCAGGAATAA
- a CDS encoding YbaK/EbsC family protein, whose translation MSLSSVRNYFKQYNMDTHIVEFPVSSATVELAAQAIGCKEQEIAKTMSFHVGDEVIVIVMAGDARIDNKKYKSFFHKKAKMLHGEEVESLTGHPIGGVYPFGLKEGIKVYLDESLERFDHVYPACGSPNSAIKLTIPELEKYAHQESWIDVTDII comes from the coding sequence ATGTCTTTAAGTTCTGTTAGAAATTATTTCAAACAATATAATATGGATACACATATTGTAGAGTTTCCTGTATCAAGTGCGACTGTGGAACTTGCAGCACAAGCTATTGGCTGTAAAGAACAGGAAATTGCGAAAACAATGTCTTTTCATGTTGGGGATGAAGTCATTGTGATTGTAATGGCCGGAGATGCAAGAATCGACAATAAGAAATATAAATCATTCTTTCATAAGAAAGCAAAGATGCTTCATGGGGAGGAAGTAGAATCTCTCACTGGTCATCCAATAGGTGGTGTTTATCCTTTTGGATTAAAAGAAGGTATTAAAGTCTATCTTGATGAGTCTCTAGAACGTTTTGATCATGTTTATCCAGCATGTGGCAGCCCTAATAGTGCTATTAAGCTCACTATTCCAGAACTAGAAAAATACGCCCACCAGGAATCATGGATTGATGTCACTGATATCATCTAA
- a CDS encoding ABC transporter permease, whose translation MFYLKLALTNIKKNGKIYFPYLITSIFTVMMFYCVKFLGGDNGLRKDSESAAMMMSLGVYVVIIFSVIFLLYINSFLMKNRKKELGLYNILGMEKRHVMLIIFIETLIVYLISLGFGVLTGVLFSKLMMLILVKILAIHTSIVFSIDMNAILITTLLFSVIFFVSFMINAASIRFSNPIQLLKGGMVGEKEPKTKWLMTLIGVITLGAGYTIALSIEDPITALVLFFVAVVLVIIGTYALFTAGSIVILKLLKKNKKYYYQTNHFISVSQMMYRMKQNAVGLASICILCTCILVMISSTYTLYSGVFDTVKKSVRADYSYKVGNMEKVNMDEEIINLEKDIKTSLASKNIGISRMASLKYCQVWASQNGTVFTAPGEGGNNKLLTILGMTLADYNRIYNHHVSLNDHEVLYNSNYHFNHDSMMLNNQLYSLKMVKNDPWFVKDDIANIDSDSITFVFKDDAALKQALTFEHHSSPSYSYEILVDYKGGYFNSKAEEVMRKTTKNFTLKVSEKNDGEISYSNMTRYDNYQLFSQMYGSLLFLGIFLGVLFMMAAVLIMYYKQLSEGYEDQKRYEILQNVGLSKKEVRQAISSQVLIFFFLPLVVAVIHMSVAYKMILKMFKVMILNAPQTFITCTVVSVIVLTILYTIVYFCTSRTYYKIVKK comes from the coding sequence AAAAGAATGGAAAAATCTATTTCCCATATCTTATTACAAGTATCTTTACTGTCATGATGTTTTATTGTGTAAAGTTCTTAGGTGGAGATAATGGCCTAAGAAAAGACAGTGAATCAGCAGCCATGATGATGAGTCTTGGCGTGTATGTTGTGATTATATTCTCAGTTATATTCTTATTATATATAAATAGCTTCCTCATGAAGAATCGTAAGAAGGAACTTGGACTCTATAATATATTAGGAATGGAAAAGCGTCATGTGATGTTGATCATCTTTATTGAAACATTGATTGTTTATTTGATTTCTTTAGGATTTGGTGTATTAACAGGTGTTCTATTTAGTAAGCTGATGATGCTTATTTTAGTGAAGATACTGGCTATTCATACATCGATTGTATTTAGTATTGATATGAATGCAATTTTGATCACAACTCTTCTCTTTAGTGTTATTTTCTTTGTTTCATTTATGATCAATGCAGCTTCTATTCGTTTCTCTAATCCAATCCAGTTATTAAAGGGTGGAATGGTTGGAGAAAAGGAACCAAAGACAAAGTGGTTGATGACTTTAATAGGTGTTATTACACTAGGTGCTGGTTATACAATTGCCTTGTCGATTGAAGATCCAATCACTGCCCTTGTCTTATTCTTTGTGGCGGTTGTACTTGTCATTATTGGAACATATGCACTCTTTACTGCAGGATCTATTGTGATTTTAAAACTATTAAAGAAGAATAAGAAGTATTACTATCAGACAAATCATTTTATCAGTGTGTCTCAGATGATGTATCGTATGAAGCAGAATGCAGTGGGACTTGCAAGTATCTGTATTTTATGTACATGTATTCTTGTCATGATTTCTTCTACATATACTCTTTATAGTGGCGTTTTTGATACTGTGAAAAAAAGTGTTCGTGCTGACTATAGTTATAAAGTAGGGAATATGGAAAAGGTGAATATGGATGAAGAAATCATCAACCTTGAAAAGGACATTAAAACATCTCTTGCTTCTAAAAATATCGGTATTTCTCGAATGGCTTCTTTAAAGTATTGTCAAGTATGGGCTTCTCAAAATGGAACAGTCTTTACTGCGCCAGGAGAAGGTGGCAATAATAAATTACTCACTATCCTAGGTATGACATTAGCTGATTACAATCGTATTTATAATCATCATGTCTCTTTAAATGATCATGAAGTCCTTTATAATTCTAATTATCATTTTAATCATGATTCAATGATGTTGAATAATCAATTGTATTCATTAAAGATGGTTAAGAATGATCCTTGGTTTGTGAAGGATGATATTGCGAATATAGATTCTGATAGTATCACATTTGTATTCAAGGATGATGCAGCTTTAAAACAGGCACTTACATTTGAACATCATTCTTCCCCTTCTTATTCTTATGAAATATTAGTGGATTATAAAGGTGGTTATTTCAATTCAAAGGCTGAAGAAGTCATGCGTAAAACAACAAAGAATTTCACTTTGAAAGTCAGTGAAAAGAATGATGGTGAAATCAGTTATTCTAATATGACTCGCTATGATAACTACCAGCTATTCAGTCAGATGTATGGTTCATTATTATTCTTAGGAATCTTTCTAGGTGTATTATTTATGATGGCAGCCGTATTGATTATGTATTATAAGCAGTTATCTGAAGGCTATGAAGATCAGAAAAGATATGAAATACTACAGAACGTAGGATTGAGTAAAAAAGAAGTTAGACAGGCTATATCTTCACAGGTATTGATTTTCTTCTTCCTTCCTCTTGTAGTGGCAGTTATTCATATGTCCGTGGCTTATAAGATGATCTTAAAGATGTTTAAGGTAATGATTCTTAATGCCCCTCAGACATTTATTACATGTACTGTTGTATCAGTAATCGTACTTACTATTCTTTATACTATTGTTTATTTCTGTACAAGTCGTACATATTATAAAATTGTGAAAAAATAA
- the rpmF gene encoding 50S ribosomal protein L32: MAVPFRRVSSTRRDKRRTHDKLSAPAVVKCPECGEFKLAHRVCGHCGYYNGVKVKDVK; encoded by the coding sequence ATGGCAGTACCATTTAGAAGAGTATCAAGTACAAGAAGAGACAAGAGAAGAACTCATGACAAATTATCAGCTCCTGCAGTTGTTAAATGTCCAGAATGTGGTGAATTCAAATTAGCACATAGAGTTTGTGGTCATTGTGGTTATTATAATGGCGTTAAAGTTAAGGATGTAAAATAA
- a CDS encoding Crp/Fnr family transcriptional regulator, with product MNIIIPENYFYLFESVGERCVLPSKTVIFYESDDANDIYLLIKGRVRAYLSSSQGKQITLEVLKKGRIFGDGSFLNHSVRKANMATITDAEFIRCHITDLMPILQKNNDLMILMLQHLTSTCNYLTHTIERLVNYNSTQKVADFLLIETDNGKKSIPYTHEDIAGCLDMNRVTVSRIMKKLKEENAVEYEYGIVSVTDSKTLKHILEHPE from the coding sequence ATGAATATCATTATTCCAGAAAACTATTTTTATTTATTTGAATCAGTAGGTGAACGTTGTGTCTTGCCTTCAAAGACAGTCATCTTTTATGAGAGTGATGATGCAAATGATATCTATCTTTTAATCAAAGGTCGTGTACGTGCTTATTTAAGCAGTTCACAGGGGAAACAGATTACCTTGGAGGTATTAAAGAAAGGACGTATTTTTGGTGATGGTTCTTTTTTAAATCATTCTGTACGTAAAGCGAATATGGCCACGATTACTGATGCAGAATTCATCCGTTGTCATATTACTGATTTGATGCCTATATTACAGAAAAATAATGATCTCATGATCCTTATGCTTCAGCATCTGACTTCTACATGCAACTATTTGACACATACAATTGAAAGATTAGTGAACTATAATAGTACGCAAAAGGTGGCTGATTTCCTTCTTATTGAAACAGATAACGGAAAAAAATCCATTCCTTATACACATGAAGATATTGCAGGATGTTTAGATATGAATAGAGTGACGGTATCACGTATTATGAAGAAATTAAAAGAAGAAAATGCTGTTGAGTATGAGTATGGGATTGTTTCTGTAACGGATTCTAAAACATTGAAGCATATTCTAGAACACCCTGAATAG
- a CDS encoding IS110 family RNA-guided transposase: protein MEIVYPRSCGVDVHKSFIVAVICISESVKPKYIKKRFSTFNNQLIQFRDWLIENNCQNVCMESTGKYYIPVYNALEGHISNVVVANPKWVKAIKGEKDDNKDAKWIADLFKFGIVRSSYIPEKDIRVLREFTRYQYKLINMRSSEKNRFQNALTTGNCKLDIVFSDIFGKSASAIVNTILSNDPYTSEDILSKVHAGCKASHEDILSAVDGIQLNQFQKARIKIVQKHMDYLDSLLDEIQHHINLMVANYEDYIQLLCTIPGINRKSAITIISEIGTDMSQWSSHRKLAAWAGLAPGCNESAGKKKSVKVSKAGVYLKPCLVQVAHAAVKDKECEYYADKFNKISKRRGKKRAIIAIARKILIAVYHLLKTGEAFNPTDMADVETTKKQRIEYVKNNLRNAFNQLSRTGLSEAEILQLIRKESKNSPQIE, encoded by the coding sequence ATGGAGATTGTTTACCCTAGATCTTGTGGTGTTGACGTGCACAAATCTTTCATTGTTGCTGTTATCTGCATCTCTGAATCCGTCAAACCCAAGTACATTAAAAAAAGATTCTCAACCTTCAATAACCAGCTCATTCAATTCAGGGATTGGCTTATTGAAAACAACTGTCAAAATGTATGCATGGAATCAACCGGCAAGTACTATATCCCTGTATACAATGCATTAGAAGGCCATATTTCTAATGTCGTTGTTGCCAATCCTAAATGGGTCAAGGCTATCAAAGGTGAGAAGGATGACAATAAGGATGCCAAATGGATTGCCGACCTCTTTAAATTCGGTATTGTCAGATCCAGCTATATCCCTGAAAAGGATATCCGCGTCCTCAGGGAATTTACCCGCTATCAGTATAAACTTATCAATATGCGTTCTTCTGAAAAGAATCGTTTCCAAAATGCTTTGACTACTGGAAACTGTAAACTTGATATTGTTTTTTCTGATATCTTTGGTAAATCTGCTTCCGCTATTGTCAATACTATTTTATCAAATGATCCATATACAAGTGAAGATATTCTTTCTAAAGTTCATGCCGGTTGTAAAGCATCTCATGAAGACATCCTGAGTGCTGTTGATGGTATTCAGCTAAATCAGTTTCAAAAGGCTAGAATTAAAATCGTTCAGAAACATATGGACTATCTGGATTCTCTTCTTGATGAAATACAGCACCATATCAACTTGATGGTTGCCAACTACGAAGACTACATACAGCTTCTTTGTACAATACCAGGAATCAATAGAAAATCTGCTATTACCATTATCTCTGAAATCGGCACTGATATGTCTCAATGGTCCTCTCATCGCAAACTTGCTGCATGGGCTGGATTAGCTCCTGGATGTAATGAATCAGCTGGCAAAAAGAAATCGGTTAAAGTTTCAAAAGCTGGCGTTTATCTTAAGCCTTGTCTTGTTCAGGTTGCACATGCTGCCGTAAAAGATAAGGAATGCGAATACTATGCAGACAAATTCAACAAGATATCTAAAAGACGCGGTAAGAAACGAGCTATCATTGCGATTGCGAGAAAAATACTTATTGCTGTCTATCATCTTTTAAAAACAGGTGAAGCATTTAATCCAACAGACATGGCAGATGTTGAAACAACAAAGAAGCAACGAATTGAATACGTTAAAAATAATTTACGAAATGCCTTCAATCAACTCAGCCGCACAGGCTTGTCTGAAGCAGAGATTCTACAACTCATCAGAAAAGAATCTAAGAACTCACCTCAAATAGAATAG